In Bacillus sp. NP247, one DNA window encodes the following:
- the spoIIIAE gene encoding stage III sporulation protein AE, whose translation MLRKFGAKLLFACFLFFSLPIVVQASPIETNVVDQQLDKLGIEDVKQFWDGLVTKYGGYLPESQKGSFMEFVKGEKEFSIKEWMIGLLKYLFHELVANGKLLGTLIMLTIFSALLQSLQSAFSKSSVSKIADAVVYMVLIIFALNSFYVVMTYARETIQTMVDFILALLPILLALIATGGGVVSVSFFHPIIIFLMNTSGLLMNYIVLPLLLLATILSIVSTMSDQYKVTKLSKLLQNVSVGIIGIFLTVFLGVLSVQGTASAVADGIAVKTAKFVTGNFIPVVGRMFTEAADTVISASGLLKNTVGIIGLVILCLIVAFPAIQIFCIAFIYKFAAAVLQPVGGGAIIQCLDIIGRSIIYVFACLAIVSFMFFLSITIIIAAGNITLMMR comes from the coding sequence ATGTTGAGGAAGTTTGGAGCTAAGCTATTATTTGCTTGCTTCCTTTTCTTTTCTTTACCGATTGTTGTACAAGCTTCTCCTATAGAAACAAACGTCGTTGATCAACAATTGGATAAGCTCGGAATTGAAGATGTGAAGCAATTTTGGGACGGGCTTGTTACAAAGTATGGAGGCTATTTACCAGAGAGTCAAAAAGGAAGCTTTATGGAGTTTGTAAAGGGAGAAAAAGAGTTCTCCATAAAAGAGTGGATGATAGGTCTACTAAAATATTTATTTCACGAGCTTGTTGCAAATGGAAAGTTACTTGGAACGCTCATTATGCTAACGATTTTCAGTGCATTGTTGCAATCGTTGCAATCTGCTTTTTCAAAGAGTAGCGTGAGTAAAATCGCTGATGCAGTCGTATACATGGTACTTATTATTTTCGCTTTAAATAGTTTTTATGTCGTCATGACATATGCAAGAGAGACGATACAAACAATGGTAGATTTCATACTAGCGTTATTACCAATTTTACTTGCACTCATAGCAACAGGCGGCGGTGTTGTTTCTGTATCATTTTTTCATCCAATCATCATTTTCTTAATGAATACGAGTGGGCTTCTTATGAATTATATCGTTCTACCACTTTTATTACTTGCAACTATATTAAGTATTGTAAGCACGATGAGTGATCAATATAAAGTTACGAAATTGTCCAAGCTTTTGCAAAACGTTAGTGTAGGGATTATTGGTATCTTTTTGACGGTCTTTTTAGGCGTATTATCTGTACAGGGAACAGCGTCTGCCGTTGCTGATGGTATAGCTGTGAAAACGGCTAAATTTGTAACAGGAAACTTCATTCCTGTAGTAGGAAGGATGTTTACTGAGGCAGCAGATACTGTTATTAGTGCATCTGGATTATTAAAAAACACAGTCGGAATTATCGGGCTCGTTATTTTATGCTTAATTGTCGCTTTCCCAGCGATTCAAATTTTTTGTATCGCGTTTATTTATAAATTCGCAGCAGCAGTATTGCAACCAGTAGGCGGAGGAGCAATTATTCAATGTTTAGATATCATTGGACGAAGTATCATTTACGTATTTGCTTGCTTAGCTATC
- the spoIIIAD gene encoding stage III sporulation protein AD, producing MQIVGLGLVATFLAAVLNQHKSSITSLFIVFIGSMMFLLLIDQIHSILQMIERVASEAKVSNVYVETLLKIIGIAYIAEFGAQITKDAGQGAIASKIELAGKILILVMAIPILTVVIETILGFLPTG from the coding sequence ATACAAATTGTCGGATTAGGCCTCGTTGCTACATTTTTAGCTGCTGTTTTAAATCAGCATAAGTCTAGTATTACATCGTTATTTATTGTGTTCATTGGTAGCATGATGTTTCTTCTCTTAATCGATCAAATTCATTCTATTTTACAAATGATTGAGAGAGTGGCGAGTGAAGCGAAGGTTAGCAACGTATATGTAGAAACGTTGTTGAAAATTATAGGGATTGCTTATATCGCTGAGTTTGGTGCGCAAATTACAAAGGATGCTGGTCAAGGTGCAATCGCTTCGAAAATTGAATTAGCTGGGAAAATCTTAATTCTCGTCATGGCAATTCCTATTTTGACGGTTGTAATTGAAACAATTCTCGGTTTTTTACCTACGGGATAA
- the spoIIIAC gene encoding stage III sporulation protein AC: MSIDVGLIFQIAGIGIVLAFIHTVLKELKREDIANWVILVGFVVILFHVAFLINTLFDKIKSVFLFQ; this comes from the coding sequence ATGTCCATTGATGTTGGATTAATATTTCAAATCGCCGGAATCGGCATTGTTTTAGCTTTCATTCATACTGTATTAAAAGAATTAAAGCGAGAGGATATTGCAAATTGGGTTATCCTTGTCGGTTTTGTCGTTATTTTGTTTCATGTTGCATTTTTAATTAATACTCTATTCGACAAGATTAAAAGTGTCTTTCTCTTCCAGTAA
- the spoIIIAB gene encoding stage III sporulation protein SpoIIIAB, whose protein sequence is MVKIFGAVLIVAVSTFFGFSYAKRYSERPRQLRLLKAALQSLEAEIMYGHTPLSEAAERLVKQMPKPLNWIFQSFSKRLEGGEQTVREAWIDSLKENWTLTAFKQTEYEILQQFGETLGQHDRESQQKHIRLCITHLEREEGEAKALQLQYEKMIKSLGVLAGLLIVILLL, encoded by the coding sequence ATGGTAAAAATATTTGGTGCGGTATTAATAGTTGCGGTCAGTACCTTTTTCGGATTTTCATACGCTAAACGATACAGCGAGAGACCGCGGCAACTTAGGTTATTGAAGGCAGCGTTGCAATCATTAGAAGCTGAAATTATGTATGGACACACGCCGTTATCTGAGGCTGCAGAGCGTTTAGTCAAACAAATGCCGAAGCCATTAAATTGGATATTTCAAAGCTTTTCGAAACGGCTAGAGGGCGGGGAGCAAACAGTTAGAGAAGCTTGGATTGATAGTTTAAAAGAGAACTGGACGTTAACGGCGTTTAAACAAACCGAGTATGAAATACTGCAACAATTTGGTGAAACACTTGGACAACATGATCGTGAATCACAGCAAAAACATATTCGCTTATGTATTACACATTTGGAGAGAGAAGAAGGAGAAGCGAAAGCATTACAACTACAATATGAAAAAATGATAAAGAGTTTAGGGGTACTAGCAGGGCTACTTATTGTAATTTTACTGCTATAG
- the spoIIIAA gene encoding stage III sporulation protein AA, which translates to MKEVLEVLPKTMKQLVEGCKQYDSLEEIRVRIGRPLECIAHGEVFFYDYVATAEDAIYLLNKLSQFSIYTMEEELKRGYVTLRGGHRIGLAGKVITEKSAVKMIRDVSSFNIRIARQKIGIAEPLLPYLYASRWLNTMVIGPPQTGKTTLLRDVARCMSQGVSASEIPSCKVGIVDERSEIAGCVKGIPQYDFGTRVDVLDACPKAEGMMMMIRSMSPDILIVDEIGRKEDSEAIMEAVHAGVQLFISAHGFSYDDVVKRPSLQAVLELGVFDRFVELSKARGPGTVMQVKDKYGKPVLPHRKAQGVW; encoded by the coding sequence ATGAAAGAAGTATTAGAAGTATTACCGAAAACGATGAAACAGTTAGTTGAAGGTTGTAAGCAATACGATTCTCTAGAGGAAATTCGCGTTCGAATTGGAAGGCCACTAGAGTGTATCGCACATGGAGAAGTGTTTTTTTATGACTATGTTGCTACAGCGGAAGATGCAATTTACTTATTGAATAAATTGAGTCAATTTTCGATTTATACGATGGAAGAGGAATTGAAACGTGGATATGTGACACTACGAGGGGGACATAGAATTGGCCTGGCGGGAAAAGTCATTACAGAAAAAAGTGCGGTGAAAATGATCCGGGATGTCTCTTCGTTTAATATTCGTATTGCTCGTCAAAAAATAGGGATTGCTGAGCCGCTTCTGCCATACCTTTATGCATCAAGATGGTTAAACACGATGGTAATTGGCCCACCACAAACGGGGAAAACAACATTATTAAGAGATGTGGCACGCTGCATGAGTCAAGGTGTTAGTGCTTCGGAAATTCCTTCTTGTAAAGTGGGGATTGTTGATGAACGATCAGAAATTGCCGGCTGTGTGAAGGGGATTCCGCAATATGACTTTGGCACGCGAGTAGATGTATTAGACGCTTGCCCAAAAGCTGAAGGAATGATGATGATGATTCGTTCTATGAGCCCAGATATTTTGATCGTAGATGAAATTGGACGTAAAGAAGATAGTGAAGCGATTATGGAGGCGGTGCATGCAGGCGTTCAGCTTTTTATAAGTGCACACGGATTTTCTTATGATGATGTTGTGAAGCGTCCATCGCTGCAGGCGGTGCTGGAACTTGGCGTATTTGATAGGTTTGTGGAATTGTCAAAGGCGAGAGGACCAGGAACGGTTATGCAAGTGAAAGATAAATATGGCAAGCCAGTATTACCGCATAGAAAGGCTCAAGGCGTATGGTAA
- a CDS encoding YqhV family protein, whose translation MKQWLAAMETSVLVMGLLRLFSGSAEIFAALLMLYVNDAKKALFINGMLAFVGPTVLILTMTIGIASVASEISFLKLFFLALGIGCIFIALLK comes from the coding sequence ATGAAACAGTGGCTAGCGGCCATGGAAACATCCGTGCTTGTTATGGGGTTACTTCGGTTGTTTTCAGGTAGCGCGGAAATATTCGCCGCTTTGCTTATGCTTTACGTGAATGATGCGAAAAAAGCATTGTTTATAAATGGTATGTTGGCGTTTGTTGGACCAACCGTATTAATTTTAACAATGACAATTGGCATAGCGAGTGTAGCAAGTGAGATTTCTTTCTTGAAACTCTTTTTTCTAGCACTTGGAATTGGCTGCATTTTTATCGCGTTGTTGAAATAG
- a CDS encoding GNAT family N-acetyltransferase, with the protein MKQVTLLPLNLRYTNVIFELSSDPHVKNALGLKVESAEDTKTFILFAMEEERKNHSLSRVIVNEENEIIGLTTLKHINYEQKHSHIGSWLGYHYWGRGYNEAAKKEIFKIAFLDLQLTYVFAGAKTTNIRSLKAQEKLPYISLHVENKFPDVHAALEKEVESPCVLHVVSCEKFSNWLEVQNEGGKYEGIEN; encoded by the coding sequence ATGAAGCAAGTTACTTTATTACCACTCAATTTACGATATACAAACGTTATTTTTGAGCTATCAAGCGATCCACATGTAAAAAATGCATTAGGGCTAAAAGTAGAATCAGCGGAAGATACAAAGACATTCATTCTTTTTGCAATGGAAGAGGAACGAAAAAATCACTCCCTATCAAGAGTGATTGTAAACGAAGAAAATGAAATAATCGGCCTCACGACACTTAAACATATTAATTACGAACAAAAGCACTCGCATATTGGGAGTTGGCTCGGCTATCACTATTGGGGAAGAGGATATAACGAAGCTGCTAAAAAAGAGATCTTTAAAATCGCTTTTTTAGACTTGCAACTTACATACGTATTCGCTGGTGCTAAAACGACTAACATTCGCTCTTTAAAAGCACAAGAGAAATTACCTTATATTTCATTACATGTGGAAAACAAGTTTCCAGACGTACATGCTGCTTTGGAGAAAGAAGTAGAATCACCTTGCGTACTGCATGTTGTATCATGCGAAAAATTTTCAAATTGGTTAGAAGTACAAAATGAGGGGGGAAAATATGAAGGGATTGAAAATTAG
- the efp gene encoding elongation factor P, with amino-acid sequence MISVNDFRTGLTISVDNALWQVMDFQHVKPGKGAAFVRSKLRNLRTGSVQEKTFRAGEKVEKAHIENRRMQYLYASGESHVFMDNGTYEQIELGENQIERELKFLKENMEVSIMTYQDEVLGVELPNTVELKVAETEPGIKGDTASNVTKPAKLETGLVVQVPIFINEGEMLIINTGEGKYVSRA; translated from the coding sequence ATGATTTCAGTAAACGATTTTCGTACAGGTTTAACAATTTCAGTGGACAATGCCCTTTGGCAAGTAATGGATTTCCAACACGTAAAGCCAGGTAAAGGTGCTGCATTCGTTCGCTCTAAACTACGTAACCTTCGCACAGGATCTGTTCAAGAGAAAACATTCCGTGCAGGTGAAAAAGTAGAAAAAGCACACATCGAAAACCGTCGTATGCAATACTTATACGCGAGTGGTGAGTCTCACGTATTTATGGATAACGGAACTTATGAGCAAATCGAACTTGGCGAAAACCAAATCGAGCGCGAACTTAAATTCTTAAAAGAAAACATGGAAGTATCTATTATGACATACCAAGATGAAGTACTTGGTGTTGAACTTCCGAACACAGTTGAATTAAAAGTTGCAGAAACAGAGCCTGGTATTAAAGGTGACACGGCTTCTAACGTAACAAAACCAGCTAAATTAGAAACTGGTCTTGTTGTACAAGTACCAATCTTCATTAACGAAGGCGAAATGCTTATCATCAACACTGGTGAAGGTAAATACGTTTCTCGTGCATAG
- the pepQ gene encoding Xaa-Pro dipeptidase, translating to MEKIERLRSAFDEAGIDGIVLTNEHSRRYMANFTGTAGVVLISKERALFITDFRYVEQASKQAVGYEIVQHSGIILDEVAKQVKELGIQKLGFEQDTLTYSSYVTHNEAIEAEFIPTSGLVEKLRLIKTDSEIKILKEAAQIADAAFEHILSFIRPGVSEIEVSNELEFFMRKQGATSSSFDIIVASGLRSALPHGVASEKVIEKGDFVTLDFGAYYKGYCSDITRTIAVGEPSDKLKEIYQMVLEAQLCGVNGIKAGLTGREADALTRDYITEKGYGEYFGHSTGHGIGLEIHEAPGLAFRSDTVLEPGMAVTVEPGIYIPGVGGVRIEDDIIVTSEGNEVITKSPKELIIL from the coding sequence ATGGAAAAGATCGAGAGATTAAGAAGTGCGTTTGATGAGGCTGGTATTGACGGTATCGTATTAACGAATGAACATAGCCGTAGATACATGGCGAATTTCACGGGAACAGCTGGCGTTGTACTAATTTCAAAAGAGCGTGCTCTATTTATTACAGATTTCCGTTATGTAGAGCAAGCTAGTAAGCAAGCGGTTGGATACGAAATAGTGCAGCATTCAGGAATAATTCTTGATGAAGTTGCGAAACAAGTTAAAGAACTTGGAATTCAAAAGCTAGGCTTTGAGCAAGATACTCTTACATATAGTTCTTACGTAACGCATAATGAAGCGATCGAAGCTGAATTCATCCCAACTTCTGGGCTTGTAGAAAAGTTACGCTTGATAAAGACTGATTCAGAGATTAAGATATTAAAGGAAGCTGCACAGATTGCAGATGCTGCCTTTGAGCATATTCTATCATTCATTCGCCCGGGAGTATCTGAAATTGAAGTGTCAAATGAACTTGAATTTTTCATGAGAAAACAAGGAGCAACATCTTCTTCGTTTGATATTATCGTTGCTTCAGGTCTTCGTTCGGCATTACCGCACGGCGTGGCATCTGAAAAAGTGATAGAAAAAGGAGATTTCGTTACATTAGACTTCGGCGCTTATTACAAAGGATATTGCTCTGATATTACTCGTACGATTGCAGTCGGTGAACCATCTGATAAATTAAAAGAAATTTATCAGATGGTTTTAGAAGCGCAACTATGTGGTGTGAACGGTATTAAAGCTGGTTTAACGGGTCGTGAGGCTGATGCATTAACGCGTGATTACATAACGGAAAAAGGATATGGTGAATACTTCGGACACTCTACTGGTCATGGAATCGGTCTTGAAATCCATGAAGCACCAGGTTTAGCGTTCCGTTCTGATACAGTACTTGAACCAGGTATGGCTGTAACAGTAGAACCAGGTATTTATATTCCAGGTGTTGGCGGGGTACGTATTGAAGATGATATCATTGTAACAAGTGAAGGTAATGAAGTAATAACGAAATCACCAAAAGAACTTATTATTTTGTAA
- the aroQ gene encoding type II 3-dehydroquinate dehydratase — translation MKKLLLVNGPNLNRLGVREVNVYGKGTLATLETDMKQEAEKMGVELECFQSNHEGALIDIIHEAEDIYEGIILNPGAFTHYSYAIRDAIASVSIPVIEVHISNIHGRESFRHESVTAAVCAGQIVGFGFYGYKLALFALMEKLREA, via the coding sequence ATGAAAAAGTTACTCCTCGTAAACGGTCCTAACCTAAATCGTCTTGGCGTTAGGGAAGTAAATGTATACGGAAAAGGAACGTTAGCGACGCTGGAAACAGATATGAAACAAGAAGCAGAAAAAATGGGAGTGGAATTAGAATGTTTCCAATCGAATCATGAAGGTGCTCTTATTGACATCATTCATGAAGCTGAAGATATATATGAAGGAATCATTCTAAATCCGGGTGCATTTACGCATTATAGCTACGCGATTCGGGATGCTATCGCAAGTGTTTCGATTCCAGTTATTGAAGTACATATTTCTAACATTCACGGGCGTGAGTCGTTTCGTCATGAATCTGTGACAGCGGCTGTTTGTGCGGGACAAATTGTTGGATTTGGTTTTTATGGTTATAAGCTAGCGTTATTTGCATTAATGGAGAAATTGAGGGAGGCATAA
- a CDS encoding YqhR family membrane protein, translated as MNQEQSTIRNFVQIGLFGGLFWGGIWYFLHIFSFTEAGPNYLLLPFAFGDWKEGVWGNVLGIVCMGLLSILVAFLYKALFKKFEGVLPGVLYGLFWWALLFLGMGLMAPVIKSALHLPKETIVTTVCIFILYGVFISYSVAFESNNTNRGEGIEKTNYSNK; from the coding sequence GTGAATCAAGAACAATCAACAATAAGAAATTTTGTACAAATTGGTTTATTTGGTGGCTTATTTTGGGGAGGTATATGGTATTTTCTTCATATATTCTCATTTACAGAAGCTGGCCCTAACTATTTACTTTTACCGTTTGCATTTGGAGATTGGAAAGAAGGGGTTTGGGGGAATGTACTAGGTATCGTTTGTATGGGACTTCTTTCAATTTTAGTGGCATTTCTCTATAAAGCTCTTTTTAAAAAGTTTGAAGGAGTATTACCTGGCGTACTGTACGGTTTATTTTGGTGGGCATTATTATTTTTGGGGATGGGGCTAATGGCACCAGTTATTAAAAGTGCACTCCATTTACCGAAAGAAACAATTGTAACAACAGTATGTATCTTTATATTATATGGTGTTTTTATTTCGTATTCTGTAGCATTCGAATCGAATAATACAAATAGAGGAGAAGGGATCGAGAAGACGAACTATTCAAATAAGTGA
- a CDS encoding DUF1385 domain-containing protein, with protein MAEESKQIYGGQAVIEGVMFGGREYTVTAVRRKDKSIEFYRLPRVRNKALSLLKKIPFLRGIAAIVDASANGAKHLNFASERFDVHPEEDEQLANKKEEQSKLTMVLGVAAVGVLSFIFGKVIFTAVPALLAELTRPIFPSHTGQIIVESVIKLMLLLSYIYFISLTPLIKRVFQYHGAEHKVINAYENNLPLTVENVQKQTRLHYRCGSSFIIFTVIIGMFVYFLVPTDPLWARVVNRILLIPVVLGISFEVLQFTNRLRDVPVLRVLGYPGLWLQLLTTKEPTDDQAEVAIASFEELLRLENKQ; from the coding sequence ATGGCAGAAGAGTCAAAACAAATATATGGCGGGCAGGCAGTCATAGAAGGAGTTATGTTTGGCGGTAGAGAATATACTGTTACAGCGGTTCGTCGTAAAGATAAATCGATTGAATTTTATCGTTTACCACGCGTTCGTAATAAAGCATTATCTCTACTAAAGAAAATTCCATTTTTACGAGGTATTGCCGCTATTGTGGATGCAAGTGCGAATGGAGCGAAACATTTAAACTTTGCTTCAGAACGATTTGATGTCCACCCAGAAGAAGATGAACAACTTGCAAATAAAAAAGAAGAACAATCAAAATTAACGATGGTATTAGGAGTTGCAGCAGTTGGCGTTTTATCGTTCATATTCGGTAAAGTAATTTTCACAGCAGTTCCTGCACTTTTAGCTGAATTAACGAGACCGATTTTCCCATCTCATACAGGGCAAATCATTGTCGAAAGTGTCATTAAGCTCATGCTATTATTGAGCTATATATACTTCATTTCTTTAACCCCACTTATTAAGCGGGTATTTCAGTACCACGGTGCGGAACATAAAGTAATCAATGCTTATGAGAATAATCTTCCACTGACTGTAGAAAATGTTCAAAAGCAAACTCGCCTCCATTATCGCTGTGGCAGTAGCTTTATTATATTTACGGTCATTATTGGAATGTTTGTCTATTTCCTCGTCCCTACAGATCCGCTTTGGGCAAGGGTAGTAAACCGAATTTTATTAATTCCGGTTGTTCTCGGTATTTCTTTTGAAGTATTACAATTTACCAATCGATTACGAGATGTCCCTGTTTTACGAGTACTTGGATATCCAGGATTATGGCTGCAACTATTAACAACGAAAGAACCAACAGATGATCAAGCGGAAGTTGCAATCGCATCGTTTGAAGAATTATTACGTTTAGAAAACAAACAATAA
- a CDS encoding SA1362 family protein yields MNGRSFTFAIFVLIIGLAIFGLVSSVITDPMGVLRNIGYMLLVVGIFYLLYKMFTNSSGSANSQSSYKRAAKQSNRKHGKQNVAPLSNSFLKRNASDDKEKKGHSPSLKRKRKQSHLTVIEGKKNKKKDRASF; encoded by the coding sequence ATGAACGGTCGTTCGTTTACATTCGCTATATTTGTGCTTATTATCGGATTAGCAATATTCGGCCTTGTTTCATCTGTTATTACAGATCCAATGGGAGTATTAAGAAATATCGGGTACATGTTACTTGTTGTCGGTATCTTTTATTTGCTATACAAGATGTTTACAAATTCTAGTGGTTCTGCAAATTCGCAAAGCTCATATAAGCGCGCTGCAAAACAATCGAACCGCAAACACGGGAAACAAAACGTAGCACCCCTAAGCAATTCTTTCTTGAAACGAAATGCTTCTGATGACAAGGAAAAAAAGGGTCATTCTCCATCGTTGAAAAGAAAAAGAAAACAATCTCACCTAACTGTCATTGAAGGTAAGAAAAACAAAAAGAAAGACCGTGCTTCCTTTTAG
- a CDS encoding HAD family hydrolase — MKAIIFDFDGLIVDTETIWFHSFRDAVREYGGELPLEEFAKCIGTTDEVLYAYLKEQLKEKFNEHALKEKVTTLHKEKMKIPKARDGVKEYLEEAKELGLKIALASSSSREWVVRFLEELQIRDYFEVIKTREDVEKVKPDPALYKVAIEELGIELSEAVVFEDSLNGLKAAVAAGLKCVVVPNDVTRNLQFENHNLRIESMKEKSLKEVLQHMK; from the coding sequence ATGAAAGCAATTATTTTTGATTTTGATGGATTAATTGTGGACACAGAAACAATATGGTTTCACTCTTTCAGAGATGCTGTTCGTGAATACGGCGGCGAGTTACCTTTAGAGGAGTTTGCAAAATGTATTGGAACGACAGATGAAGTGCTTTATGCATATTTAAAAGAGCAATTAAAAGAAAAATTTAACGAGCATGCATTAAAGGAAAAAGTAACAACTTTACATAAAGAGAAAATGAAAATACCAAAAGCGCGTGACGGGGTAAAAGAATATTTAGAAGAAGCGAAAGAACTTGGATTGAAAATCGCATTAGCCTCTAGTTCATCTAGGGAGTGGGTCGTTCGTTTTTTAGAAGAGCTACAAATTAGAGATTATTTTGAAGTGATTAAAACGAGAGAAGATGTAGAGAAGGTAAAACCAGATCCAGCCCTTTATAAAGTTGCGATAGAAGAATTAGGAATTGAACTGTCAGAAGCTGTTGTATTTGAAGATTCATTAAATGGATTGAAAGCAGCGGTTGCAGCAGGATTAAAATGTGTCGTCGTACCTAATGATGTGACAAGAAATTTACAATTTGAAAACCATAACCTTCGTATCGAAAGTATGAAAGAAAAAAGTTTGAAAGAAGTGCTTCAACATATGAAGTGA
- the mntR gene encoding transcriptional regulator MntR, translating into MPTPSMEDYIEQIYLLIDEKGYARVSDIAEALSVHPSSVTKMVQKLDKDEYLIYEKYRGLVLTSKGKKIGERLVYRHELLEQFMRIIGVDESKIYNDVEGIEHHLSWESIDRIGDLVQYFEQDKVRVETLRGVQKANEEKSN; encoded by the coding sequence ATGCCTACCCCTAGTATGGAAGATTATATTGAACAAATTTATTTGTTGATTGATGAAAAGGGTTATGCCCGTGTATCTGATATTGCTGAAGCGCTTAGTGTACATCCATCCTCTGTAACAAAAATGGTACAAAAATTAGACAAAGACGAATATCTAATTTATGAAAAATATAGAGGGCTTGTATTAACATCAAAAGGTAAAAAAATCGGAGAACGTCTCGTATATCGTCATGAATTGTTAGAACAGTTTATGCGCATTATCGGTGTGGATGAAAGCAAAATTTATAATGATGTAGAAGGAATTGAACATCATTTAAGTTGGGAATCAATTGACCGTATCGGTGATTTAGTACAATACTTTGAACAAGATAAAGTTCGAGTAGAAACACTTCGTGGTGTTCAAAAAGCAAATGAAGAGAAAAGTAATTAA
- the splB gene encoding spore photoproduct lyase: MKPFMPKLVYFEPRALEYPLGKELYEKFTKMGLEIRETTSHNQIRNLPGENDLQKYRNAKATLVVGVRKTLKFDTSKPSAEYAIPLATGCMGHCHYCYLQTTLGSKPYVRVYVNLDEIFEKAKQYMDERAPEITRFEAACTSDIVGIDHLTHALKRAIEFIGESEYGRLRFVTKYSHVDHLLDAKHNGKTRFRFSINSRYVIKNFEPGTSSFEKRIEAARKVAGANYPLGFIVAPMYMHEGWEEGYRELFERLYNELKDMVIPNLTFELIQHRFTKPAKKVIQERYPNTKLEMDEEKRKYKWGRYGIGKYVYQKDDAEVLEATIRSYIHEYFPDAEIQYFT; this comes from the coding sequence ATGAAACCGTTTATGCCAAAACTCGTTTACTTTGAACCGAGGGCACTCGAATATCCGCTTGGAAAAGAGCTGTATGAGAAATTCACGAAGATGGGATTAGAAATTCGTGAAACGACATCACATAATCAAATTAGAAATTTACCAGGCGAAAATGATTTGCAAAAGTATCGTAATGCAAAGGCGACACTTGTCGTTGGGGTGAGGAAGACGCTAAAGTTTGACACGTCAAAACCGTCAGCTGAATATGCAATCCCGCTTGCAACAGGGTGTATGGGACATTGTCATTATTGTTATTTGCAAACGACACTTGGGAGTAAACCTTACGTAAGGGTGTATGTGAATTTAGATGAAATATTTGAGAAGGCAAAGCAATATATGGATGAAAGGGCCCCTGAAATAACAAGATTTGAAGCGGCGTGTACATCGGACATCGTTGGAATTGATCATTTAACACATGCATTAAAGCGGGCGATAGAGTTCATCGGAGAAAGTGAATATGGACGTTTACGTTTCGTTACGAAATATTCACACGTCGATCATTTATTAGATGCAAAGCATAATGGGAAAACACGTTTTCGATTTAGTATTAATTCACGTTATGTGATTAAAAATTTTGAGCCGGGGACATCATCGTTTGAAAAACGAATTGAGGCGGCACGTAAAGTAGCAGGAGCTAATTATCCACTTGGCTTTATTGTTGCACCAATGTATATGCATGAAGGGTGGGAAGAAGGATACCGTGAATTATTTGAGCGCTTGTACAATGAGTTGAAGGATATGGTAATACCAAATTTAACATTTGAATTAATTCAACATCGTTTTACGAAACCAGCCAAAAAAGTTATTCAAGAGCGTTATCCGAATACGAAACTTGAAATGGATGAAGAGAAGCGGAAATATAAATGGGGACGATACGGTATTGGGAAATATGTATATCAAAAGGATGATGCAGAAGTGCTGGAGGCAACAATAAGAAGTTATATACATGAGTATTTTCCTGATGCAGAAATTCAATATTTTACATAA